A single genomic interval of Zunongwangia sp. HGR-M22 harbors:
- a CDS encoding DUF885 family protein, giving the protein MKKLLSCLFLFISISTSIYANEMIDVINTFKADKFALRRTYNIRESMEYYERYHQFYANWQTKLKDIDFNGLSKDGKADYVLLRNLIEKEEYLLNQDYEAFKEVASVVDFADDLYDFIKQRRRGTQPDAKALAMTFNDAEKKIAEKIKALKINEFEDWLKAEKAAAIISSLHLGLGEAYKFYYNYDPDFTWWMKTPYASLDKKLKEYADFLKENYSKESQKDDGSGIIGKPVGRKTLIKNLEYEFIPYTPEELIETAESQFAWCKGEMIKAAKEMGYGDDWKAALEHVKNTYVAPGKQPEAINTLYDYSVDFIAERDLITIPKLAKETWGMIMMTPERQKVNPFFTGGWEISISYPTEGMEHEDKLMSMRGNNPNFSFPTVQHELHPGHNLQFYMNQRNKPYRSSFDTPFWMEGWALYWEIILWNKEFPRTPEEKMGMLFWRIHRCARIIFSLKYQLGEWTPQQCIDMLVDEVGHEYANAEAEVRRSFATSYTPPLYQLAYMIGGLQFYALRNELLEKGWTEKQFHDRVMQENIMPVAILRLLLEDKNISKNYKANWKFSTDFN; this is encoded by the coding sequence ATGAAGAAATTATTAAGTTGTCTTTTCCTATTTATAAGTATTTCAACCAGCATTTATGCTAATGAAATGATCGATGTGATTAACACATTTAAAGCCGATAAATTTGCGCTAAGACGTACTTATAATATTCGTGAATCTATGGAATATTACGAACGTTACCACCAGTTTTATGCAAATTGGCAGACCAAATTAAAGGACATTGATTTTAATGGATTATCGAAAGATGGAAAAGCAGATTATGTGCTTTTAAGAAACTTGATCGAAAAAGAAGAATATCTGCTTAATCAGGATTACGAAGCTTTTAAAGAAGTTGCTTCTGTAGTTGATTTTGCAGATGATCTATACGATTTTATTAAGCAACGAAGAAGAGGAACTCAGCCAGATGCAAAAGCTTTAGCGATGACTTTTAATGATGCTGAAAAAAAGATTGCAGAAAAAATAAAAGCGCTTAAAATCAACGAATTCGAAGATTGGTTGAAGGCTGAAAAAGCTGCTGCGATCATTTCGTCACTTCATCTTGGTTTGGGAGAAGCTTATAAGTTCTATTATAATTACGATCCAGATTTTACCTGGTGGATGAAAACACCGTATGCTTCTTTAGATAAAAAGTTGAAGGAATATGCTGATTTTTTAAAAGAAAACTATTCAAAAGAAAGTCAAAAAGACGATGGAAGCGGAATTATTGGGAAACCAGTGGGGAGAAAAACACTCATCAAAAATCTCGAATACGAGTTTATACCATACACGCCGGAAGAATTGATCGAAACTGCCGAAAGTCAGTTTGCATGGTGTAAAGGTGAAATGATCAAAGCGGCAAAGGAAATGGGCTATGGAGACGATTGGAAAGCGGCTTTAGAACATGTAAAAAATACGTATGTAGCGCCAGGAAAGCAGCCGGAAGCGATCAATACTTTATACGATTATTCAGTAGATTTTATTGCAGAGCGCGATTTAATTACTATTCCCAAATTGGCAAAAGAAACCTGGGGAATGATCATGATGACGCCAGAAAGACAAAAAGTGAATCCGTTTTTTACCGGTGGCTGGGAAATTAGTATTTCGTATCCAACAGAAGGAATGGAGCACGAAGATAAATTAATGAGTATGAGGGGTAATAATCCAAACTTCTCATTTCCTACTGTTCAGCACGAATTACACCCGGGACATAATCTTCAATTTTATATGAACCAGCGAAATAAACCTTATCGTAGTTCATTTGATACTCCTTTTTGGATGGAAGGTTGGGCACTTTACTGGGAAATCATTTTATGGAATAAAGAATTCCCACGTACTCCGGAAGAAAAAATGGGAATGCTTTTTTGGAGAATTCACCGTTGTGCACGTATTATTTTCTCTTTAAAATACCAGTTGGGAGAATGGACTCCGCAGCAATGTATAGACATGTTAGTAGACGAAGTAGGGCACGAATATGCTAATGCCGAAGCTGAAGTTCGCCGATCTTTTGCAACATCGTACACCCCGCCATTATATCAATTAGCATATATGATTGGAGGACTTCAGTTTTATGCGTTACGTAATGAACTTTTAGAAAAGGGATGGACAGAAAAGCAATTTCACGATCGGGTGATGCAGGAAAATATAATGCCGGTTGCTATACTTCGATTATTGCTAGAAGATAAAAATATATCAAAAAATTATAAAGCAAACTGGAAATTCTCAACCGATTTTAACTAA